The DNA sequence TGCACACATTTACTATTTGTATAAAGAATTGTAGTTCTTTTGTTTGTGCAGTGTTTGTATTGCagtgtttattaaattaaagacCGAAAAATGTATCTTGTATTTCTTCCTACTGGCAATATAGTTGATATTTGAAGGTTTGATGGTATATTAAGCTTTGATATGTTTGCATGAATGGTTTTGCCTTTTGATTTATGTAAGACAATGGTTTTTTATATGactatttttacaaaattcgggggttaaaatgaatattttataattgagGGACTGAATCTAGATTGAATCAAAGTTCCAGGGACCATTGCCATGGCGCCAAAGTTTCTTGTAAATCACATCCTGTGTAAGCTGTTATAATGTAGATTGATGATGGGACTATCTTGGTATCTTAATAATCtcttgtaatttaatttaataaattgattaaaGTAGTTTCAAAACAACTTCATATTTTAGTTTGTGATTataaatccatttttttataaaaatactttttttaacacaaatgcGGGCAAATCTCATGTTGCGGACAGACCCACGTGAGAAAATGCGCTTTACAACACATACCCTCACCTACCTGAGCTGAGATTCAAACATGTTTTTCTCATCCTATGCAAAAGACCCAATATCAACAGATCAAATGGACATTAACCCATTATTAAATTTTGGGTAAATTACCTAGTTGGTCACTAAAGTATTGCCCAATTCTATTTGGGTCACTAAActaaaaattctatttggaTCACTTAACTAAATAAATCATTCCAATCAGTCACTATCACAAACGGCGTTAGCGAGAGTCTGAGTTGACTTGCCACCTTACCATTGGTCTCACTCATCGCCAACAACACGTACCTGCATTCATCTCTCACCATTCCCTCTTACATCCAAACAACTCCTTCATCTCCTTCaaactcctctctttctcttcttctttctcttctccatctctttcttcatcttttcaaccTTCATCTCCTTGTCCTCCTCTTCCTGcattatcatcttcttcttcctctccttcaGACTTCTACTTAGCTCATCTCCATTAATGAGCATGTCCCTTATATTCATCTACCCAATAAGCAACATTTGAGCTACAAACCTCATTGGCATTCACAACCTCTGCTTCTTTTGCATTTGATTCAATCTCACTGCTTGCAGTGAAATAAGCATGTATTCTCTTAATGCACTCTATGTCATGGGTTAAAAGATCTTCAATGGAGACTTCAGTGAACTGTATGGCTATCATGGACTCAAACCCATGAATGCATGATTATTTGCATGCACATCAATGGCGGCACATAGAATTTGAAGGCGATTTGATGCATGCATTGATCCTCTCTTTTTTGGTATTAACCCGCAATTGATTCAATgatcttcttgtttttgcttAACAATTTGAAAGAGcttgttttttgaatttgaattgcTAATGAGGTTTGTAGCTCAAGTGTTGTTTATTGGGCAGATGGGGATAAGGGAGGTGCTCATTAGTGGAGATGAGCTGGGTAGTAGTGAGAAAGAAAGGAagcagaagatgatgataatggagaaggagaagaaggaggaaaATGAGGGAGATGAAGGttgaaaaaatgaagaaggagatggagaagataaaagaagaagagaaagagaggagtttAGAAGGAGATAAAGGAGTTATTTGGATATAAGAGGGGAATGGTGAGAGAGGAACAGTGCGCTGGTGTTGCTGACAAGGCGAGGCCAATGGTGAGGTGGCAAGCCAAGTCAACCTTATGTTAACACCGTTTGTGATAGTAACTTGATTGGAATGATTTACTAAGTTAAGTGACCCAAATAGAATAAGACAATGACTCAAAATAGGAATCGACGATAGCTTTAGATGAATTATTTGAGTCATTTCCTCTTAAATTTTTCAGTAGAAGccccaaaaaaattataagatgaATATTAAATGTGAGACCATACTACTATACGCAATATTTAACACAACAAAGACATCcacttaattatattatatatatatatatatatatatatatatagcaaacaTCATATGAAACGTCcctaaattaaaatagttagaGAGATGATGTAGATGAGAGATATAGGGAGAGATAGGTTCATAAACTGTGTTATGAACAGTGCCCGACCTTTGTACCAGTTTCAAACGGGTTGGTATGTTGTTCTTggagtgtttttttaatttatactgTTGCTCTAGTGGAAATGGATTTTGACGGctataattgatttaattacTGTTACAAGCAATGGTTCAGATAAGAATATTGTACAATCCCACTTTCAATTGTGTTGTTATTCATAAACACAGTAGCATTGTTCATCTACACATTAAAATTCAAATGAGAATTGTTGAGttcgttggatttcaatccgaTGGTTCATGATCAACATTCCTAGAGATATAATCTAGGAATACTATGTAGATAAACAATACTACTGTACTTATAAATAGTAACACAGTTAGAAGTGAGATGTACAATATTTTTATCTGTAACATTGATCATAACAGTAACTGAATCAATCATACCCATCAAAATCTATTTCCATTAGAGCAACAGtataaactgaaaaaaaaaaacatcccaAGACATAACAACCCGTTTGGAACTGGTACAAGGATCGGGCATTGTTCATAACACTGTTTATAACCTATCTCTTCCTATATCTCTCATCTATGTCATCTCTTTAGTAATATTCAAGTTATCATTGAACTAAACTTGTTAGCTTGACATGAATCAGAAAACCAATCAAAGAAAAGAGTAGCAAAATTTAGTATTTTAGAGAACCTCATTTTATGGATTTAGACACAAGTGATATACATAACAGCAACTGTCGGTAAGAAATGCAGATTGAATTCTACAACAGTTTAACAGTTATTAGAACAAGTACCAGAAGGATTGATCTTGCATTTCTGTGACGAAGAATCTGAGCAAATAAAAGTTACTTGTTTTCTGTACATCATGAGAGCATCTCCGAAAGATCGTCACAGCCATTGAAGAGAaggaaataaagaagaaaaaaggacCAAAAGTAACACAAAGGAATGTCTGTTCTACTACTACTGGATTTCTCAGCTTCAGATGTGAGATGATAAATGTACAGTTTACCGTGCGATATCAGGTACTGTTGATAGTCTCGTAGTTCAATTAAAACTGctggtttgaaaaaaatttcattcgTTGCTTGCTAATCTGGAAAGAGAAACATCAAAGAGAAAGTGTGTTTCATATGAAGCTTAATTTGGTATAAATTAAACGAAAAAAATCTAACATGCAATGAATAACATCAGATTAGTTCACTAGAGATACCCAAACAAGCTTAAACAAGCATCATAACACATAATTTACACATTAGACAAAACAGAATGGTTGTCCAAAATATCATACAATTAAATCATGCATTATTTGGTTTCACAGACTACACTAGCTAAAACAGAGATTCAAATTGATAATAACCACAGATACACTGATCTTGCAGTCACTGAGATGAAGAGAAGTATAATTAGTAAATATGATCAAAAAGGCAATTGTCAACATCAGCAAATTCATAATtgctaaaaaaatgatattaattatatcAGCATGTTATAATTTTTCGCTTTGTACTATTGCTGAGatcagaagaaagaaaaggtgatataagaaaagaatgaaacTTACCAGTATGAATATGCTCAGCGGTGATGAAGACGGAAACTCAGATAGTCAGCTTCAGCCTCCAAccattgaaaatttatttggttGTTAAATTTGGGCCTTATCATACAAGAATATTTCTCTGCTGCTATAtgacattaatttaattttgttggaAATGATAAATGAGCACAGACACACCTCCATACTTTCACAGCTTTACAGAATCAGGTACCGCTTGTGTGATCGAGTATTGAAGAACTGGGACTGAGGTCTATAGATGGATTCAGTTTTACATGTTCTCTAAAATGCTGCTGAGAAACATGGTTGGCCAACATGAACTGTTTATCACTTGGTTCCCGTAGATGACCATTAGCAATCCTTCCAAACTGAAGGCCAAGAATGTCAGTTTCAGATGTTAACTGTTCGCGAAAAACAGAAGAAGAGCTTTGCTGCACTCCATGATAAAGATTTAGCTTTGTATCATGAAAGGAGGAGCCTGGAGGGTGGAGATTATTTTGGGACCTTGCTGTGTTGGTGAAACCCTCATGAAGAAAAGTCAACTGCTTCGGCTGATTAAATGGAATAGCACCATTGCCACATGTGAGGGGTGTTGAAGAACCAGAGGTTGTTCTAGGGCTTGATATTGGAGAAGGAGACATCCTTCCATTGATATGTTGTGGAGACCTTGAATTTAGCAAGGGGCTTCCAATAGGAGACACCGGGCATGATATGTTCCTTGCATGAATATCACTGTAAAAAACGAAAACAAAGTTATCAAGTTCCATTGTTTGAGTGCGACAAAGCAAGCAGTAGATCAGCCCAGCATTCATGGAAAATGATTGTTACTAACATAAGAAGCAACATAAGAGGCCAGTTTCATAAAATCTTGAGATGTACACTAATTATTTTACATCAGTTCACCTTAAAGAGAAAGACTACTGAATAAATCCACACGCAATATCACGCACATCTTATGCTACAACACAGATCCTCCATTGACCAAAAGTAAAATCACAGTTTTTTATCACATTCTCACAGGGTGGATTTCCATGAGATACATAGTCAATTATTCTTCTACCTCCATAGGCCAGTCTAAGTTTGAGATTGCTCAAGTAAATTGCAAGTCCTACATTGCCAAGGATATAGGATACCAACTACATATCAAGGGAAAAAGAGCAACGATCTGAACAACAATAACCGGCATTGCTATTAAACAAAACACGGTTGgttaaacagaaaataaatcAGGATATTTCTTCTCCTTGAGATTGAAAAGTGAAATAAATATACCAGATAGTCCTCTCCATCATTGTTTGATATCTTCGTAGTTTGATAGAATGGAAATAAGAAATTTGAAAAAGCTTACCTTGTCAATAGAGCAGTTCTTGCACCTCTAATCTGTTGATTCAGTTGTCCTTCTATGTCCAAGGACGACAGATTCTTCACATGCCCAACAACCTAAAATGTTGCGATAAAATCAATATTGTTAgagtagaaaagaaaaacagaagcaCCTATATGGGTTTCTGGAACTTCTGATCAAGACAGATAACGAGTGACAAATTCGTAGATCATACCCTGAAACTTCCTCCATTTGAGACACCTGTATGATGTTCTATAGGTTCAGAACTAAGAATAGATTTTTCCACTGGAGCCACATTTTTCACAAATGGATGCTGCAAAAGCTCAGCAGCTTTAGGACGGCTTGAAGGCTCACGTTGCAGACATAGTCTAATAAAATCTTTCCCTTCTTCTGAAAGATGATCAGGTATAGCAGGTAGCTCCTTGCTGTTACCAATCTTAAACATGGCTGCAATcttcaaaccaaaataaataaaagaaaggtaaGAACTAACTACCACCACAACGAAGAGGAACTTGCATATGAGTAAGATAGTGAGCAGAAACTTTCCTACAAGATCACATATGAGATGAATAAAGATGCTATATTaagatgaaagaaaacataaagcatCTTTCAAAACCCATACATTTCGTAGAGTGGCCCTACTTAAATGACAAAGTTGTAACTTAATTGAATCAACAAGAAGCTTGATACAAAGCaactatgttttaaaaaatgatggCATGAAATGTTGTTTGAAATCAGCAAGAATGATTAAACAAAGACCTAGATTGAATTGATCTGCTCAACATTTAGTCAGAGGCTTACAGCTCAATGTCTTCCTAATGATTCCAGAGCAATACTAATTACATGTTACACTATGTTTCAACCTCTCCTCTCAGTAACATTGCCAACAAGGACAATGTCTATCGGTACAATTAACATCGATACAACCAGATAGTTGAATAGTACCTCTGGCAATTGGTTATGTCTAGCGGGGGCTATGTCCCACACATATCTATCTGGAACCTAGCATTGGCATTTTAACTCAACTTGTAGCATATAAAGTGTGCTGGGCAAGAATGTGGTACACAATGCACCAAGACCACAAACTAACCATGCCAGAGAGACAGGCAAAAGGAAAATTCACATAATATGAAAAAGCAGCAGATCCTGTAGAGGTATGACATGGTATGGTCATTTTAACTGAACTTGTAACATATAATGTGTGTGCCAGTAGTTAATGTTTCAAGTGAGATCACATatatgaatacatataatagaaaACCCAAAGGGCACATGACAATCTGAAGAAAATTGTTCCACTATATACACAAATAACAATATAAGAGATATAAATAGATGGCACAGAGCCTGGATAACCAACCCCTTCATATTGGCTCCAAGGTGGTTTTGATGTAGCCATTTCCAAAACAGTACATCCAAGACTCCATATATCCACAGCCAGACTGCAACCATTTGTGTTTTTAATAACCTAAGGAATTCAGATTAGTGAGTGCAACAAATAACAACTTagtgaaagaagaaaaacaaaaataacaaagtttTACCTCGGGTGCCATCCAGTAGGGACTTCCCTTGAATGATAAGGGGCATGATTGTCCGGTGATCTGCAAACAGAAAGGTAAAAAATCACGTCATACAACAAGACATCTTTCCACGTGAAATCCATGTCAGTTACCTACATGTTTCCCTAGAATAAAAGGGGAAATACAAAAGATATTGTTCTTCCACATACAgcaaatcataaataaaaaactcaagAATTCTTTATTCATGGCTAGTGACATGAAAGTAGAGAATTATTTTGAAAGGAAAGAGGGAGAAGTGAGGGAAGGTTGAGATAACAAAATTGAGTACCAacatatttgataatatatttagaaaagGCTCCATCAAACAAGACAatattatatacttatacaaGTTTCCATCTATCACAATAATAGAAAACAGATAATAACTAATATAGGAGTTGAAACATATTGAACCATATAGAAGAATCAATGAATGCCATACAGCATtcacaatttaataattttctaaCAGCTCTATGAGAAGCTTCAATATACGTCagacttaaaaatatatataaggaaCCAAAAATGTAAATAGTAATTATGGTATCAAAAAGGAAattgaagtttaaaaaaaatagcacatATCATAGTGAAGAGGAATTCAGACTTACATGTTTTGCCATCCCAAAATCAGCAAGCTTTACACGCCCACTGGGGTCTACTAGTATGTTAGCACCTTTAATGTCTCTGCACGACAACAAGTTAAACGCAGCAAAATCTTAAGAGAACCagcccaaaaataaataaacaattaaaataaaataaatttcaaattcaagaaccaaaagatATTTTAACAAGAGCGCTTGAATACAAGATTAACAGCAGGCAACTTGAGACCAGACCATACCTATGGACAGTATTCTTAGCATGCAAATATGCTAAACCTGAAAGGATTTGTTGGGTATAGTTTCGAATTGCTTGTTCACCAAACTGCCCATATTCCTGAAGAAGCTTATGGATAGAACCACCAGATACATACTCCAGGTAGATGTATAGTTTATCATCTATCTGCTCAAGGAAAAATTGCTGCATTAGAGAACTGATTGGCTAGgtagaaaagaaataaatgagcAAGAGTTTCAAAACATTAGGAGAACTGTCATAATTCACACTGGCACATTACAGCCAAATACTCGCAGCATTGagacaaataaaaacatttagcTCCCATATCAAGTTGCAGGAAATCACATAATATAAACAAAGGTTTTGCTCCAACTCAGGATCAAAATAATCTGTCTTGCAGCATGCATAGCTCTTCTAAGCTTATTTACACTGATAGCCTAAATCCTAAAATGGGTTATGAACCAGAAAAAACCGAAAAAATATGCACAAGATGCTTCCACTGAAGATTGAGtaaattcattcaatcaaaaacaactTCTTTAATTTATATGTCAGTAATTAGAGATAAATTTCATCAAAAGTCCCAAGTACAACTAAATatgttttatcaaaataattaaggTAAGCCAAATACTGGCAAATGATGAATGAAGCATTCCGATCATCAGCTTAAAAGCAAtcattaaaaagtaaaatgagATGTCAATGGTGAGAACAAGTAGATTCATTGTCATCATATGAAGCAGAGGTTTAAATTTCAGAAATCAGTTGCCACAATAAAAGCCATTTTGTAGACATAAAGATAAAATACATGCCATGTCACATCCATAGTACTGCACGATGTTTGGATGCCGCAACCGACTCAAAAGAGATATTTCCTGTCATAGAACAATTAATCAAAGATTTTCAGAAGGAAACTCGTAATATTGTGAATGCATCTGAGGGatgaatttaattattcaattatcTAATATGATTTCAAAAGCTTACTTGCCCCAACTGCTTTGCACTTTCTCTTGACTTGGCATCATCAGAGAAAAGTGTGACCTCCTTCATTGCACACATCTCACCACTATCACTATGTTATCCAAAAGGGCAAGTCAGCGATAGAGATAAACAAGCTAACACATATTACAATTAAGAtgggaaataaaaataaatcactgTAATCCAGAATTCCGAACAATGAACAGAAATCATGAACCGAGATGAGCTTAATTTGATAACTATTAGAGATTCCAGTCTTAATAGTTccatatcaataattaaatGTTTGCCAACTTTATAAGCTCTGGCCTATCCTCCTATTAGCTTGAGCTTTACAGCTACTATACTCCGACCATCAAGAATCTTGGTTTCAGGTAATCCTGTACttctaaaactaaaataagTGATACTTTTCAGTTCATTTTGTGAAGttcagatttaaaaatttgaaccACATCACTATTAACTTTTTTCCTCTGTTCTCAAAAGCACTTTTTCAATTGCCTTCTACACATATATGTTCCGCCTTCTCCTTAGTATGAAGTGCTTCTTCAAAGAGTAAAATTATACAGATGTGTTGTTTTACATTTGAAAGTACATTTACAAAATCAAGAGATGTAGTCGCTTATTACTCCAGCCATTGGCAAAAAGAATTGAAACGGGTTGATAGCACTTTACCATGAAAACAAAGGAAACTGTATCTATAAGCAccatatgacaaaaataaagagCAAATGTACCTGTTAAAACCAACAAACACATGTCCAAACGTGCCGCGACCAATTAGCTTTCCTTTCTTCCAACGAGACCCAGGGCTTGCAGGATGGTCTGCCCTTCCTGGACTTCGAGGTATTGAGGATGGTGTATTTGAGGTTGAATTGGTTGGAGAGAAAGGTGAAGGATGTGTTATATTTATTGGGGGCAATGGTAGCCGGTGGCTTAGCTTCTTCCCATCATCAGGCCTATTAGTTGGTGATTCAGGCGCTGTCCCACCAGCCCTTGGATGAAGTGGAGAAACAGCGCCACTTTGAATTCTGGAGCTTGGACCAGGGCTAGCCAATCTAGGGCTAGGAATTGGTGAACATTCTGGGCTACCTCTGCTAAGCTGCCAAAATAACTGTCCAGACATATCTCCCCCCATAGAATTATGCCCAGAAGTCTGGCCAGAACCTGGACTTGAACATTGGCCAGATCCAAGAAAATGTATGTCTGGATAAGGCTTTGATGCCCAAAAGGCTGATGTGGGAATGTGCTCAGGGCAAACTGTTCTCATAGGACTTCTAGAAGGACTTGACATTGAACTGTCAGGAGCACTTGCAAAAGCACCATTACGAGGACTGTGTGTATTGGACTGAAAATTGCTAAGACCTCCTAACCTTGTTGATGTTGAGAGAATCTGGTTGTTTGGCGGTAGATTAACCGGCATCAACATctcttttgagtttttttgaGTGCCAACAGCACACTGGTCTCTCGCTGGGACACTTCAGTGACACACAAGAAAATCGTCAGCAAGAGAAAAGATGCATATTAAGAGTGACATCATTGAATAAAGAAGAGACATCTAATTACTCTTATCAAAGAATTAAAGCAAAAACCTGGAATTGTTTTTCGAAGTAGCTCTACCACCCCCATCAACATCATTCCCAACAGGACTTGGAAGTCTAGAGTCCGCTGGATCATCACTATCAATGGAGCATGTGCTAGAAACAGAAGCAGTTGCCAAATCTCCATCAGTATCAGCAGCATCTGGTCTTCTAGGAAGACGCCCGGGATTAGGAAGTGGAAGATGAAGCTGCGGTTTGCCACGTTTTTCCACCACTGACTTGGAAACACTAACTCCAGATGGAGTACGTGTTATGTTTGATTGAAGCCCAGGAAGGGGAAGTGGTTGAGCACGTGGCCTGTCTGCAAAACTTTGACAGCGTGACACTTGAGAAGAGGGTGATGTGCATCGTGATTCTGCTCTTGACAGTGATCCTTTCTGAGAAGTTGTGCTGCTATGCGTTCGTCTTCCTCTTACTCTCACATTGCAACCTTTTTGTTCTGCCGGACTGATAAGTCGATGTATTGTATCAATGAAATTTTCCTTCGCTGTCTTCTTCTTGGCATCTTTAGAAGAAGATTTCCCCCACCATGATAGCATTTTGGGTATGGAAGGTTATATTGTTGCAgagttttccaattttttaagttGGCTGcaacaataatgaaaacaatgatAGACAGATATCAGAGACATTAACATAGACAAGTCCTTCATTCAGACTGAAATGTTAAGCATCCAATccaatgtaatatttttagttgCATAATGATATGCATCGGAAAAAAGCAAACATTTAGAAGATGATGTTCAATTTTCCACACAACCACCTTAGTAGAAATAAGGACCACAGTGActtgttcttattttcttaaatattcaGCAAGCCCTTATAGCAGTCAATAGAGAGAATTGGAAGCTAATAAACATACAGTTCTTTATCTCATCAGAGTCATCAGACCACTAAATCCCATATGAAAGGCTGCATACTACTTGTTCATGAATCTTAAAATGTACATATCATAAAATATGCGAGATAAATGAAGCTTTTCTCATACGGTTCTTTATCTCATCAGACCACTAAATCCCATATAAAAGGCTGCATACTACTTGTCCATATATCTTAAAATGTACATATCATAAAATGTGCAAGATAAATGAAGCTTTCCTCGCAGAAGAGCTTCAAAAAACTGCTAGCTGGAAAATGAAGCTGCCATTTCCTCAAATAGAAGTGGATTACATTAATCAAAGAAGCACCTATTGACAGCATACCAAAACATGGAAATGGTTGCATTTGGATGAGGGGACATTTAGctttaaagtttaaattcaaataatggTGCAATTGCCTACCTTTTCATTCTAAGGTATGTTGAATGTTTCATACCCTACTCAAATATTCTGAAAATGATAAGCCtttgaaagaaataatattCTAACAACGGCAATATGGTGGCATGGACAAAATCAAGGACAAACCAAAACTACCATCATT is a window from the Dioscorea cayenensis subsp. rotundata cultivar TDr96_F1 chromosome 2, TDr96_F1_v2_PseudoChromosome.rev07_lg8_w22 25.fasta, whole genome shotgun sequence genome containing:
- the LOC120275689 gene encoding mitogen-activated protein kinase kinase kinase YODA, producing the protein MLSWWGKSSSKDAKKKTAKENFIDTIHRLISPAEQKGCNVRVRGRRTHSSTTSQKGSLSRAESRCTSPSSQVSRCQSFADRPRAQPLPLPGLQSNITRTPSGVSVSKSVVEKRGKPQLHLPLPNPGRLPRRPDAADTDGDLATASVSSTCSIDSDDPADSRLPSPVGNDVDGGGRATSKNNSSVPARDQCAVGTQKNSKEMLMPVNLPPNNQILSTSTRLGGLSNFQSNTHSPRNGAFASAPDSSMSSPSRSPMRTVCPEHIPTSAFWASKPYPDIHFLGSGQCSSPGSGQTSGHNSMGGDMSGQLFWQLSRGSPECSPIPSPRLASPGPSSRIQSGAVSPLHPRAGGTAPESPTNRPDDGKKLSHRLPLPPINITHPSPFSPTNSTSNTPSSIPRSPGRADHPASPGSRWKKGKLIGRGTFGHVFVGFNSDSGEMCAMKEVTLFSDDAKSRESAKQLGQEISLLSRLRHPNIVQYYGCDMIDDKLYIYLEYVSGGSIHKLLQEYGQFGEQAIRNYTQQILSGLAYLHAKNTVHRDIKGANILVDPSGRVKLADFGMAKHITGQSCPLSFKGSPYWMAPEVIKNTNGCSLAVDIWSLGCTVLEMATSKPPWSQYEGIAAMFKIGNSKELPAIPDHLSEEGKDFIRLCLQREPSSRPKAAELLQHPFVKNVAPVEKSILSSEPIEHHTGVSNGGSFRVVGHVKNLSSLDIEGQLNQQIRGARTALLTSDIHARNISCPVSPIGSPLLNSRSPQHINGRMSPSPISSPRTTSGSSTPLTCGNGAIPFNQPKQLTFLHEGFTNTARSQNNLHPPGSSFHDTKLNLYHGVQQSSSSVFREQLTSETDILGLQFGRIANGHLREPSDKQFMLANHVSQQHFREHVKLNPSIDLSPSSSILDHTSGT